In the genome of Enterococcus hirae ATCC 9790, one region contains:
- a CDS encoding aldo/keto reductase yields the protein MIHSLNDRIMLNNQIEIPGIGLGVFQIPDTQTAEVVKAGIVKGYRLIDTAQIYDNEIGTGIGIKEGLKAAGISREELFVTSKVWNDHLTYDETIQAFETSLARLGLDYLDLYLIHWPGEDAFLESWRALEQLYQAGKIKAIGVSNFQITHLEKLLTHANVIPVLNQVELHPKLSQIELRNFCAKHAIKIQAWSPLMQGKLLNHPTIVEIAEAHHITPAQVILRWDVQQDILLVVKSVKPERMKSNADIFDFVLSEDEMTVLNALNDHFRVGPNPDTFDFK from the coding sequence ATGATCCATTCATTGAATGATCGAATCATGTTAAATAACCAAATAGAAATTCCAGGGATAGGACTTGGTGTCTTTCAAATCCCTGATACCCAAACTGCTGAAGTAGTCAAAGCAGGCATTGTAAAGGGCTATCGATTGATTGATACTGCTCAAATATATGATAATGAAATTGGTACAGGAATCGGAATCAAAGAAGGGCTGAAAGCTGCTGGAATTTCTCGAGAAGAACTATTCGTAACCTCCAAAGTCTGGAACGATCATTTAACCTATGACGAAACGATCCAAGCTTTTGAAACCAGTTTAGCACGTCTAGGACTAGACTATCTAGATCTTTATTTAATCCATTGGCCTGGCGAAGATGCTTTCTTAGAGTCTTGGCGTGCTTTGGAACAATTATATCAAGCGGGGAAAATCAAAGCGATTGGTGTTAGCAATTTTCAAATCACTCATTTAGAAAAATTATTGACACATGCGAATGTCATTCCCGTTCTCAACCAAGTGGAACTACATCCAAAGTTATCTCAAATTGAACTACGCAATTTCTGCGCAAAACATGCAATAAAGATCCAAGCGTGGTCCCCTTTGATGCAAGGGAAACTATTGAATCACCCAACTATAGTAGAGATTGCTGAAGCGCATCATATTACTCCAGCCCAAGTAATCTTACGTTGGGATGTCCAGCAAGACATCTTATTAGTGGTCAAGTCAGTTAAGCCCGAACGAATGAAAAGTAATGCTGACATTTTTGATTTCGTTCTTTCTGAAGATGAAATGACGGTTTTGAATGCACTGAACGATCATTTTCGGGTAGGACCAAATCCTGATACATTCGATTTTAAATAA
- a CDS encoding winged helix-turn-helix transcriptional regulator, which yields MIEKTYNIGVEATMDVIGGKWKPIILCNLRHSPLRPSDLKRKIPNLSQKMLTQQLRELEADGIVVRTSYHQVPPKVVYSLSEYGQTLSSVLDALCDWGELHVTTLQEQGVPISLRCEDSFS from the coding sequence ATGATTGAAAAAACGTATAATATTGGTGTAGAAGCCACGATGGATGTTATCGGTGGAAAATGGAAACCGATTATTTTATGCAACCTGCGTCACAGTCCGCTTCGTCCCAGCGACTTAAAACGAAAAATTCCTAATCTTAGCCAAAAGATGTTGACTCAACAATTGCGTGAATTAGAAGCAGACGGTATTGTTGTACGAACCTCATATCATCAGGTTCCACCAAAAGTTGTTTATTCCTTAAGTGAATATGGTCAAACATTAAGTAGTGTGTTAGATGCGTTATGTGATTGGGGCGAACTGCATGTTACTACGTTGCAAGAGCAAGGAGTACCAATCAGCTTACGTTGTGAGGATTCATTTAGCTAA